The following proteins are co-located in the Vidua macroura isolate BioBank_ID:100142 chromosome 29, ASM2450914v1, whole genome shotgun sequence genome:
- the ATP8B2 gene encoding phospholipid-transporting ATPase ID isoform X7 yields MSALETSSSWRTTSLWRSEPHGLCYIETAELDGETNMKVRQAIPVTAELGDTSQLARFDGEVICEPPNNKLDKFGGTLYWKENKYALSNQNMLLRGCVLRNTEWCFGLVIFAGPDTKLMQNSGRTKFKRTSIDRLMNTLVLWIFGFLVCMGVILAIGNAIWEHEVGVCFQIYLPWDEGVHSAFFSGFLSFWSYIIILNTVVPISLYVSVEVIRLGHSYFINWDKKMYCAKRRTPAEARTTTLNEELGQVEYIFSDKTGTLTQNIMVFSKCSVNGHSYGERQMPEPGDVQDVLGHKAELGERPEPVDFSFNPLADPRFQFWDPSLLEAVKLGDLHVHEFFRLLSLCHTVMSEEKSEGELLYKAQSPDEGALVTAARNFGFVFRSRTPKTITVHELGQAITYQLLAILDFNNIRKRMSVIVRSPEGKIRLYCKGADTILLERLHPINQDLSSITTDHLNEYAGEGLRTLVLAYKDLEESYYKDWSERLHRAGSAPEAREDHLARLYDEVEHDMMLLGATAIEDKLQQGVPETIAILTLANIKIWVLTGDKQETAVNIGYSCKMLTDDMTEVFVVTGHTVLEVREELRKAREKMMDASRSVCNGFSYQEKLSSKLTSVLEAIAGEYALVINGHSLAHALEADMEVEFLETACACKAVICCRVTPLQKAQVVELVKKYKKAVTLAIGDGANDVSMIKTAHIGVGISGQEGIQAVLASDYSFSQFKFLQRLLLVHGRWSYLRMCKFLCYFFYKNFAFTMVHFWFGFFCGFSAQCTTSTSSHCTTSSTRRCLCSLWVSLTRLLLPRAKGRCPCPQDVPEQRSMEYPKLYEPGQLNLLFNKREFFICIAQGIYTSILMFFIPYGVFADATRDDGAQLADYQSFAVTVATSLVIVVSVQIGLDTGFWTAINHFFIWGSLAAYFAILFTMHSDGLFRMFPNQFRFVGNAQNTLAQPTVWLTIALTAVVCIVPVVAFRFLKLDLKPELSDTVRYTQLVRKKQKTQHRCMRHAGRAGSRRSGYAFSHQEGFGELIMSGKNMRLSSLALSSFAPRPSTSWIDTLRKKKGCEGSSAGSPSGAADKTLRV; encoded by the exons ATGTCCGCGTTGGAGACATCATCAAGTTGGAGAACAACCAGTTTGTGGCG cagtGAACCCCATGGGTTATGCTACATAGAGACTGCAGAGCTGGATGG agAGACCAACATGAAGGTGCGTCAGGCCATCCCCGTCACCGCGGAGCTGGGGGACACCAGCCAGCTGGCTCGCTTTGACG GTGAGGTGATCTGTGAGCCCCCCAACAACAAGCTGGACAAGTTTGGTGGGACACTGTACTGGAAGGAGAACAAGTACGCCCTGAGCAACCAGAACATGCTGCTGCGGGGCTGCGTCCTGCGCAACACTGAGTGGTGCTTTGGCCTCGTCATCTTTGCAG gaCCTGACACAAAACTGATGCAGAACAGTGGCCGGACCAAATTTAAGCGGACAAGCATCGACCGCCTGATGAACACGCTGGTGCTCTGG ATCTTTGGGTTCCTGGTGTGCATGGGAGTGATCCTGGCCATTGGCAATGCCATCTGGGAGCACGAGGTGGGCGTCTGCTTCCAGATCTACTTGCCCTGGGACGAGGGGGTGCACAGTGCCTTCTTCTCTGGCTTCCTCTCCTTCTGGTCCTACATCATCATCCTCAACACTGTGGTGCCCATCTCGCTCTATGTGAG CGTTGAGGTGATCCGGCTCGGGCACAGCTACTTCATCAACTGGGACAAGAAGATGTACTGTGCCAAGCGCCGGACGCCAGCTGAAGCCCGCACCACCACCCTCAAcgaggagctggggcaggtggAGTACATCTTCTCTGACAAGACTGGCACCCTTACCCAGAATATCATGGTCTTCAGCAAGTGCTCTGTGAACGGGCACAGCTACGGTGAGCGCCAGATGCCAGAGCCAG GTGATGTGCAGGACGTGCTAGGTcacaaggcagagctgggagag AGGCCAGAGCCAGTAGACTTCTCCTTCAACCCACTGGCAGACCCACGGTTCCAGTTCTGGGATCCCAGCCTACTGGAAGCTGTCAAACTGGGAGACCTCCACGTGCATGAGTTCTTCCGCCTGCTTTCACTCTGTCACACCGTCATGTCCGAGGAGAAGAGTGAAG GGGAGCTGTTGTACAAGGCACAGTCCCCAGATGAGGGAGCGCTGGTCACAGCTGCCAGGAACTTTGGCTTTGTGTTCCGGTCCCGCACGCCCAAGACCATCACAGTGCATGAGCTGGGTCAAGCCATCACCTACCAGCTGCTGGCCATCCTGGACTTCAACAACATCCGCAAGCGCATGTCCGTCATCG tcCGCAGCCCTGAGGGCAAGATCCGGCTGTACTGCAAAGGCGCTGACACCATCCTGCTGGAGCGGCTGCACCCCATCAACCAGGACCTGAGCAGCATCACCACCGACCACCTCAAT GAGTACGCTGGTGAGGGGCTGCGGACACTGGTGCTGGCTTACAAAGACCTGGAGGAGAGCTACTACAAGGACTGGTCCGAGCGGCTGCATCGAGCTGGCAGCGCCCCTGAGGCCCGTGAGGATCACCTGGCTCGGCTCTACGATGAGGTGGAGCACGATATGATG CTGCTTGGAGCCACGGCCATCGAGGACAAACTGCAGCAGGGGGTCCCCGAAACCATTGCCATCCTGACGCTGGCCAACATCAAGATCTGGGTGCTGACAGGGGACAAGCAGG AAACAGCTGTGAACATCGGCTACTCCTGCAAGATGCTGACAGATGACATGACAGAAGTGTTTGTGGTCACAGGCCACACTGTGCTGGAGGTGCGAGAGGAGCTAAG GAAAGCCCGGGAGAAGATGATGGATGCGTCACGTTCTGTGTGCAATGGCTTCTCCTACCAGGAGAAACTCTCCTCCAAGCTTACCTCCGTGCTGGAAGCCATCGCGGGCGAATACGCCCTGGTCATCAATGGGCACAGCCTG gcCCATGCACTGGAGGCAGACATGGAGGTGGAATTCCTGGAGACAGCGTGTGCCTGCAAGGCCGTTATCTGCTGCCGTGTCACACCCCTGCAGAAAGCCCAGGTGGTGGAGCTGGTGAAGAAGTACAAGAAAGCCGTCACTTTGGCCATTGGGGATGGGGCCAACGATGTCAGCATGATCAAGA CTGCCCACATTGGCGTGGGCATCAGTGGGCAGGAAGGCATCCAGGCCGTGCTGGCCTCCGACTACTCCTTCTCCCAGTTCAAGTTCCTACAGCGTCTGCTCCTGGTGCATGGGCGCTGGTCCTACCTGCGCATGTGCAAGTTTCTTTGCTACTTCTTCTATAAGAACTTCGCCTTCACCATGGTCCACTTCTGGTTTGGCTTCTTCTGCGGCTTCTCAGCACAG TGTACGACCAGTACTTCATCACACTGTACAACATCGTCTACACGTCGCTGCCTGTGCTCGCTATGGGTGTCTTTGACCAG gctgctcctgcccagggctAAAGGGAGGTGCCCATGCCCCCAGGATGTGCCAGAGCAGCGGAGCATGGAGTACCCTAAACTCTACGAGCCTGGGCAGCTGAACCTGCTCTTCAACAAGCGGGAGTTCTTCATCTGCATTGCCCAGGGCATCTACACGTCCATCCTCATGTTCTTCATCCCCTACGGTGTCTTCGCTGATGCCACTCGTGATGACGGTGCCCAGCTGGCCGACTACCAGTCCTTCGCCGTCACTGTCGCCACCTCCCTCGTGATTGTCGTCAGTGTGCAG ATCGGGTTAGACACAGGATTCTGGACGGCCATCAACCACTTCTTCATCTGGGGCAGCCTGGCCGCCTACTTCGCCATCCTCTTCACCATGCACAGCGACGGCCTCTTCCGGATGTTCCCCAACCAGTTCCGCTTTGTGG GTAACGCGCAGAACACGCTGGCCCAGCCCACGGTCTGGCTGACCATTGCCCTCACCGCCGTAGTCTGTATCGTGCCCGTTGTGGCCTTTCGCTTCCTTAAGCTGGACCTGAAACCAGAGCTCTCGGATACG gtgcgCTACACGCAGCTGGTACGGAAGAAGCAGAAGACGCAGCACCGGTGCATGCGGCACGCGGGGCGCGCGGGCTCACGCCGCTCTGGCTATGCCTTCTCCCATCAGGAGGGTTTCGGGGAGCTCATCATGTCTGGCAAGAACATGCGGCTTAGCTCCTTGGCACTCTCCAGCTTTGCCCCCCGCCCCAGCACCAGCTGGATTGACACCCTGCGGAAGAAGAAGGGCTGCGAGGGCAGCAGTGCCGGCAGCCCCAGTGGTGCAGCCGACAAGACTCTCAGGGTGTGA
- the ATP8B2 gene encoding phospholipid-transporting ATPase ID isoform X6, protein MERCAARRAPEEERRVRANAREYNEKFQYASNCIKTSKYNIVTFLPVNLFEQFQEVANTYFLFLLILQLIPQISSLSWFTTIVPLVLVLTITAVKDATDDYFRHKSDNQVNNRQSQVLIGGVLRQEQWMNVRVGDIIKLENNQFVAQADLLLLSSSEPHGLCYIETAELDGETNMKVRQAIPVTAELGDTSQLARFDGGLRQQLLLRCTEGRERHPLMPSCSPGPDTKLMQNSGRTKFKRTSIDRLMNTLVLWIFGFLVCMGVILAIGNAIWEHEVGVCFQIYLPWDEGVHSAFFSGFLSFWSYIIILNTVVPISLYVSVEVIRLGHSYFINWDKKMYCAKRRTPAEARTTTLNEELGQVEYIFSDKTGTLTQNIMVFSKCSVNGHSYGERQMPEPGDVQDVLGHKAELGERPEPVDFSFNPLADPRFQFWDPSLLEAVKLGDLHVHEFFRLLSLCHTVMSEEKSEGELLYKAQSPDEGALVTAARNFGFVFRSRTPKTITVHELGQAITYQLLAILDFNNIRKRMSVIVRSPEGKIRLYCKGADTILLERLHPINQDLSSITTDHLNEYAGEGLRTLVLAYKDLEESYYKDWSERLHRAGSAPEAREDHLARLYDEVEHDMMLLGATAIEDKLQQGVPETIAILTLANIKIWVLTGDKQETAVNIGYSCKMLTDDMTEVFVVTGHTVLEVREELRKAREKMMDASRSVCNGFSYQEKLSSKLTSVLEAIAGEYALVINGHSLAHALEADMEVEFLETACACKAVICCRVTPLQKAQVVELVKKYKKAVTLAIGDGANDVSMIKTAHIGVGISGQEGIQAVLASDYSFSQFKFLQRLLLVHGRWSYLRMCKFLCYFFYKNFAFTMVHFWFGFFCGFSAQCTTSTSSHCTTSSTRRCLCSLWVSLTRLLLPRAKGRCPCPQDVPEQRSMEYPKLYEPGQLNLLFNKREFFICIAQGIYTSILMFFIPYGVFADATRDDGAQLADYQSFAVTVATSLVIVVSVQIGLDTGFWTAINHFFIWGSLAAYFAILFTMHSDGLFRMFPNQFRFVGNAQNTLAQPTVWLTIALTAVVCIVPVVAFRFLKLDLKPELSDTVRYTQLVRKKQKTQHRCMRHAGRAGSRRSGYAFSHQEGFGELIMSGKNMRLSSLALSSFAPRPSTSWIDTLRKKKGCEGSSAGSPSGAADKTLRV, encoded by the exons ATGGAGCGGTGCGCGGCCCGCCGAGCCCCGG AGGAAGAGCGTCGAGTGCGAGCCAACGCGCGGGAGTACAACGAGAAGTTCCAGTACGCA AGCAACTGCATCAAAACCTCCAAGTACAACATTGTCACCTTCCTGCCTGTCAACCTCTTCGAGCAGTTCCAGGAAGTGGCCAACACctatttcctcttcctcctcatcctgcaG ctgatTCCTCAGATCTCTTCGCTCTCCTGGTTTACCACCATCGTGCCTTTGGTTCTTGTCTTAACCATCACAGCTGTCAAAGATGCCACCGATGACTAT tTCCGCCATAAAAGCGACAACCAGGTGAACAACCGGCAGTCTCAGGTCCTGATCGGTGGAGT CCTTCGGCAGGAGCAGTGGATGAATGTCCGCGTTGGAGACATCATCAAGTTGGAGAACAACCAGTTTGTGGCG CAGGCtgacctcctcctcctctccagcagtGAACCCCATGGGTTATGCTACATAGAGACTGCAGAGCTGGATGG agAGACCAACATGAAGGTGCGTCAGGCCATCCCCGTCACCGCGGAGCTGGGGGACACCAGCCAGCTGGCTCGCTTTGACG gtgggctgaggcagcagctgctacTGCGCTGCacagaggggagggaaagaCACCCCCTGATgccttcctgctccccaggaCCTGACACAAAACTGATGCAGAACAGTGGCCGGACCAAATTTAAGCGGACAAGCATCGACCGCCTGATGAACACGCTGGTGCTCTGG ATCTTTGGGTTCCTGGTGTGCATGGGAGTGATCCTGGCCATTGGCAATGCCATCTGGGAGCACGAGGTGGGCGTCTGCTTCCAGATCTACTTGCCCTGGGACGAGGGGGTGCACAGTGCCTTCTTCTCTGGCTTCCTCTCCTTCTGGTCCTACATCATCATCCTCAACACTGTGGTGCCCATCTCGCTCTATGTGAG CGTTGAGGTGATCCGGCTCGGGCACAGCTACTTCATCAACTGGGACAAGAAGATGTACTGTGCCAAGCGCCGGACGCCAGCTGAAGCCCGCACCACCACCCTCAAcgaggagctggggcaggtggAGTACATCTTCTCTGACAAGACTGGCACCCTTACCCAGAATATCATGGTCTTCAGCAAGTGCTCTGTGAACGGGCACAGCTACGGTGAGCGCCAGATGCCAGAGCCAG GTGATGTGCAGGACGTGCTAGGTcacaaggcagagctgggagag AGGCCAGAGCCAGTAGACTTCTCCTTCAACCCACTGGCAGACCCACGGTTCCAGTTCTGGGATCCCAGCCTACTGGAAGCTGTCAAACTGGGAGACCTCCACGTGCATGAGTTCTTCCGCCTGCTTTCACTCTGTCACACCGTCATGTCCGAGGAGAAGAGTGAAG GGGAGCTGTTGTACAAGGCACAGTCCCCAGATGAGGGAGCGCTGGTCACAGCTGCCAGGAACTTTGGCTTTGTGTTCCGGTCCCGCACGCCCAAGACCATCACAGTGCATGAGCTGGGTCAAGCCATCACCTACCAGCTGCTGGCCATCCTGGACTTCAACAACATCCGCAAGCGCATGTCCGTCATCG tcCGCAGCCCTGAGGGCAAGATCCGGCTGTACTGCAAAGGCGCTGACACCATCCTGCTGGAGCGGCTGCACCCCATCAACCAGGACCTGAGCAGCATCACCACCGACCACCTCAAT GAGTACGCTGGTGAGGGGCTGCGGACACTGGTGCTGGCTTACAAAGACCTGGAGGAGAGCTACTACAAGGACTGGTCCGAGCGGCTGCATCGAGCTGGCAGCGCCCCTGAGGCCCGTGAGGATCACCTGGCTCGGCTCTACGATGAGGTGGAGCACGATATGATG CTGCTTGGAGCCACGGCCATCGAGGACAAACTGCAGCAGGGGGTCCCCGAAACCATTGCCATCCTGACGCTGGCCAACATCAAGATCTGGGTGCTGACAGGGGACAAGCAGG AAACAGCTGTGAACATCGGCTACTCCTGCAAGATGCTGACAGATGACATGACAGAAGTGTTTGTGGTCACAGGCCACACTGTGCTGGAGGTGCGAGAGGAGCTAAG GAAAGCCCGGGAGAAGATGATGGATGCGTCACGTTCTGTGTGCAATGGCTTCTCCTACCAGGAGAAACTCTCCTCCAAGCTTACCTCCGTGCTGGAAGCCATCGCGGGCGAATACGCCCTGGTCATCAATGGGCACAGCCTG gcCCATGCACTGGAGGCAGACATGGAGGTGGAATTCCTGGAGACAGCGTGTGCCTGCAAGGCCGTTATCTGCTGCCGTGTCACACCCCTGCAGAAAGCCCAGGTGGTGGAGCTGGTGAAGAAGTACAAGAAAGCCGTCACTTTGGCCATTGGGGATGGGGCCAACGATGTCAGCATGATCAAGA CTGCCCACATTGGCGTGGGCATCAGTGGGCAGGAAGGCATCCAGGCCGTGCTGGCCTCCGACTACTCCTTCTCCCAGTTCAAGTTCCTACAGCGTCTGCTCCTGGTGCATGGGCGCTGGTCCTACCTGCGCATGTGCAAGTTTCTTTGCTACTTCTTCTATAAGAACTTCGCCTTCACCATGGTCCACTTCTGGTTTGGCTTCTTCTGCGGCTTCTCAGCACAG TGTACGACCAGTACTTCATCACACTGTACAACATCGTCTACACGTCGCTGCCTGTGCTCGCTATGGGTGTCTTTGACCAG gctgctcctgcccagggctAAAGGGAGGTGCCCATGCCCCCAGGATGTGCCAGAGCAGCGGAGCATGGAGTACCCTAAACTCTACGAGCCTGGGCAGCTGAACCTGCTCTTCAACAAGCGGGAGTTCTTCATCTGCATTGCCCAGGGCATCTACACGTCCATCCTCATGTTCTTCATCCCCTACGGTGTCTTCGCTGATGCCACTCGTGATGACGGTGCCCAGCTGGCCGACTACCAGTCCTTCGCCGTCACTGTCGCCACCTCCCTCGTGATTGTCGTCAGTGTGCAG ATCGGGTTAGACACAGGATTCTGGACGGCCATCAACCACTTCTTCATCTGGGGCAGCCTGGCCGCCTACTTCGCCATCCTCTTCACCATGCACAGCGACGGCCTCTTCCGGATGTTCCCCAACCAGTTCCGCTTTGTGG GTAACGCGCAGAACACGCTGGCCCAGCCCACGGTCTGGCTGACCATTGCCCTCACCGCCGTAGTCTGTATCGTGCCCGTTGTGGCCTTTCGCTTCCTTAAGCTGGACCTGAAACCAGAGCTCTCGGATACG gtgcgCTACACGCAGCTGGTACGGAAGAAGCAGAAGACGCAGCACCGGTGCATGCGGCACGCGGGGCGCGCGGGCTCACGCCGCTCTGGCTATGCCTTCTCCCATCAGGAGGGTTTCGGGGAGCTCATCATGTCTGGCAAGAACATGCGGCTTAGCTCCTTGGCACTCTCCAGCTTTGCCCCCCGCCCCAGCACCAGCTGGATTGACACCCTGCGGAAGAAGAAGGGCTGCGAGGGCAGCAGTGCCGGCAGCCCCAGTGGTGCAGCCGACAAGACTCTCAGGGTGTGA
- the ATP8B2 gene encoding phospholipid-transporting ATPase ID isoform X3 has translation MERCAARRAPEEERRVRANAREYNEKFQYASNCIKTSKYNIVTFLPVNLFEQFQEVANTYFLFLLILQLIPQISSLSWFTTIVPLVLVLTITAVKDATDDYFRHKSDNQVNNRQSQVLIGGVLRQEQWMNVRVGDIIKLENNQFVAQADLLLLSSSEPHGLCYIETAELDGETNMKVRQAIPVTAELGDTSQLARFDGEVICEPPNNKLDKFGGTLYWKENKYALSNQNMLLRGCVLRNTEWCFGLVIFAGPDTKLMQNSGRTKFKRTSIDRLMNTLVLWIFGFLVCMGVILAIGNAIWEHEVGVCFQIYLPWDEGVHSAFFSGFLSFWSYIIILNTVVPISLYVSVEVIRLGHSYFINWDKKMYCAKRRTPAEARTTTLNEELGQVEYIFSDKTGTLTQNIMVFSKCSVNGHSYGDVQDVLGHKAELGERPEPVDFSFNPLADPRFQFWDPSLLEAVKLGDLHVHEFFRLLSLCHTVMSEEKSEGELLYKAQSPDEGALVTAARNFGFVFRSRTPKTITVHELGQAITYQLLAILDFNNIRKRMSVIVRSPEGKIRLYCKGADTILLERLHPINQDLSSITTDHLNEYAGEGLRTLVLAYKDLEESYYKDWSERLHRAGSAPEAREDHLARLYDEVEHDMMLLGATAIEDKLQQGVPETIAILTLANIKIWVLTGDKQETAVNIGYSCKMLTDDMTEVFVVTGHTVLEVREELRKAREKMMDASRSVCNGFSYQEKLSSKLTSVLEAIAGEYALVINGHSLAHALEADMEVEFLETACACKAVICCRVTPLQKAQVVELVKKYKKAVTLAIGDGANDVSMIKTAHIGVGISGQEGIQAVLASDYSFSQFKFLQRLLLVHGRWSYLRMCKFLCYFFYKNFAFTMVHFWFGFFCGFSAQCTTSTSSHCTTSSTRRCLCSLWVSLTRLLLPRAKGRCPCPQDVPEQRSMEYPKLYEPGQLNLLFNKREFFICIAQGIYTSILMFFIPYGVFADATRDDGAQLADYQSFAVTVATSLVIVVSVQIGLDTGFWTAINHFFIWGSLAAYFAILFTMHSDGLFRMFPNQFRFVGNAQNTLAQPTVWLTIALTAVVCIVPVVAFRFLKLDLKPELSDTVRYTQLVRKKQKTQHRCMRHAGRAGSRRSGYAFSHQEGFGELIMSGKNMRLSSLALSSFAPRPSTSWIDTLRKKKGCEGSSAGSPSGAADKTLRV, from the exons ATGGAGCGGTGCGCGGCCCGCCGAGCCCCGG AGGAAGAGCGTCGAGTGCGAGCCAACGCGCGGGAGTACAACGAGAAGTTCCAGTACGCA AGCAACTGCATCAAAACCTCCAAGTACAACATTGTCACCTTCCTGCCTGTCAACCTCTTCGAGCAGTTCCAGGAAGTGGCCAACACctatttcctcttcctcctcatcctgcaG ctgatTCCTCAGATCTCTTCGCTCTCCTGGTTTACCACCATCGTGCCTTTGGTTCTTGTCTTAACCATCACAGCTGTCAAAGATGCCACCGATGACTAT tTCCGCCATAAAAGCGACAACCAGGTGAACAACCGGCAGTCTCAGGTCCTGATCGGTGGAGT CCTTCGGCAGGAGCAGTGGATGAATGTCCGCGTTGGAGACATCATCAAGTTGGAGAACAACCAGTTTGTGGCG CAGGCtgacctcctcctcctctccagcagtGAACCCCATGGGTTATGCTACATAGAGACTGCAGAGCTGGATGG agAGACCAACATGAAGGTGCGTCAGGCCATCCCCGTCACCGCGGAGCTGGGGGACACCAGCCAGCTGGCTCGCTTTGACG GTGAGGTGATCTGTGAGCCCCCCAACAACAAGCTGGACAAGTTTGGTGGGACACTGTACTGGAAGGAGAACAAGTACGCCCTGAGCAACCAGAACATGCTGCTGCGGGGCTGCGTCCTGCGCAACACTGAGTGGTGCTTTGGCCTCGTCATCTTTGCAG gaCCTGACACAAAACTGATGCAGAACAGTGGCCGGACCAAATTTAAGCGGACAAGCATCGACCGCCTGATGAACACGCTGGTGCTCTGG ATCTTTGGGTTCCTGGTGTGCATGGGAGTGATCCTGGCCATTGGCAATGCCATCTGGGAGCACGAGGTGGGCGTCTGCTTCCAGATCTACTTGCCCTGGGACGAGGGGGTGCACAGTGCCTTCTTCTCTGGCTTCCTCTCCTTCTGGTCCTACATCATCATCCTCAACACTGTGGTGCCCATCTCGCTCTATGTGAG CGTTGAGGTGATCCGGCTCGGGCACAGCTACTTCATCAACTGGGACAAGAAGATGTACTGTGCCAAGCGCCGGACGCCAGCTGAAGCCCGCACCACCACCCTCAAcgaggagctggggcaggtggAGTACATCTTCTCTGACAAGACTGGCACCCTTACCCAGAATATCATGGTCTTCAGCAAGTGCTCTGTGAACGGGCACAGCTACG GTGATGTGCAGGACGTGCTAGGTcacaaggcagagctgggagag AGGCCAGAGCCAGTAGACTTCTCCTTCAACCCACTGGCAGACCCACGGTTCCAGTTCTGGGATCCCAGCCTACTGGAAGCTGTCAAACTGGGAGACCTCCACGTGCATGAGTTCTTCCGCCTGCTTTCACTCTGTCACACCGTCATGTCCGAGGAGAAGAGTGAAG GGGAGCTGTTGTACAAGGCACAGTCCCCAGATGAGGGAGCGCTGGTCACAGCTGCCAGGAACTTTGGCTTTGTGTTCCGGTCCCGCACGCCCAAGACCATCACAGTGCATGAGCTGGGTCAAGCCATCACCTACCAGCTGCTGGCCATCCTGGACTTCAACAACATCCGCAAGCGCATGTCCGTCATCG tcCGCAGCCCTGAGGGCAAGATCCGGCTGTACTGCAAAGGCGCTGACACCATCCTGCTGGAGCGGCTGCACCCCATCAACCAGGACCTGAGCAGCATCACCACCGACCACCTCAAT GAGTACGCTGGTGAGGGGCTGCGGACACTGGTGCTGGCTTACAAAGACCTGGAGGAGAGCTACTACAAGGACTGGTCCGAGCGGCTGCATCGAGCTGGCAGCGCCCCTGAGGCCCGTGAGGATCACCTGGCTCGGCTCTACGATGAGGTGGAGCACGATATGATG CTGCTTGGAGCCACGGCCATCGAGGACAAACTGCAGCAGGGGGTCCCCGAAACCATTGCCATCCTGACGCTGGCCAACATCAAGATCTGGGTGCTGACAGGGGACAAGCAGG AAACAGCTGTGAACATCGGCTACTCCTGCAAGATGCTGACAGATGACATGACAGAAGTGTTTGTGGTCACAGGCCACACTGTGCTGGAGGTGCGAGAGGAGCTAAG GAAAGCCCGGGAGAAGATGATGGATGCGTCACGTTCTGTGTGCAATGGCTTCTCCTACCAGGAGAAACTCTCCTCCAAGCTTACCTCCGTGCTGGAAGCCATCGCGGGCGAATACGCCCTGGTCATCAATGGGCACAGCCTG gcCCATGCACTGGAGGCAGACATGGAGGTGGAATTCCTGGAGACAGCGTGTGCCTGCAAGGCCGTTATCTGCTGCCGTGTCACACCCCTGCAGAAAGCCCAGGTGGTGGAGCTGGTGAAGAAGTACAAGAAAGCCGTCACTTTGGCCATTGGGGATGGGGCCAACGATGTCAGCATGATCAAGA CTGCCCACATTGGCGTGGGCATCAGTGGGCAGGAAGGCATCCAGGCCGTGCTGGCCTCCGACTACTCCTTCTCCCAGTTCAAGTTCCTACAGCGTCTGCTCCTGGTGCATGGGCGCTGGTCCTACCTGCGCATGTGCAAGTTTCTTTGCTACTTCTTCTATAAGAACTTCGCCTTCACCATGGTCCACTTCTGGTTTGGCTTCTTCTGCGGCTTCTCAGCACAG TGTACGACCAGTACTTCATCACACTGTACAACATCGTCTACACGTCGCTGCCTGTGCTCGCTATGGGTGTCTTTGACCAG gctgctcctgcccagggctAAAGGGAGGTGCCCATGCCCCCAGGATGTGCCAGAGCAGCGGAGCATGGAGTACCCTAAACTCTACGAGCCTGGGCAGCTGAACCTGCTCTTCAACAAGCGGGAGTTCTTCATCTGCATTGCCCAGGGCATCTACACGTCCATCCTCATGTTCTTCATCCCCTACGGTGTCTTCGCTGATGCCACTCGTGATGACGGTGCCCAGCTGGCCGACTACCAGTCCTTCGCCGTCACTGTCGCCACCTCCCTCGTGATTGTCGTCAGTGTGCAG ATCGGGTTAGACACAGGATTCTGGACGGCCATCAACCACTTCTTCATCTGGGGCAGCCTGGCCGCCTACTTCGCCATCCTCTTCACCATGCACAGCGACGGCCTCTTCCGGATGTTCCCCAACCAGTTCCGCTTTGTGG GTAACGCGCAGAACACGCTGGCCCAGCCCACGGTCTGGCTGACCATTGCCCTCACCGCCGTAGTCTGTATCGTGCCCGTTGTGGCCTTTCGCTTCCTTAAGCTGGACCTGAAACCAGAGCTCTCGGATACG gtgcgCTACACGCAGCTGGTACGGAAGAAGCAGAAGACGCAGCACCGGTGCATGCGGCACGCGGGGCGCGCGGGCTCACGCCGCTCTGGCTATGCCTTCTCCCATCAGGAGGGTTTCGGGGAGCTCATCATGTCTGGCAAGAACATGCGGCTTAGCTCCTTGGCACTCTCCAGCTTTGCCCCCCGCCCCAGCACCAGCTGGATTGACACCCTGCGGAAGAAGAAGGGCTGCGAGGGCAGCAGTGCCGGCAGCCCCAGTGGTGCAGCCGACAAGACTCTCAGGGTGTGA